In a single window of the Acyrthosiphon pisum isolate AL4f chromosome X, pea_aphid_22Mar2018_4r6ur, whole genome shotgun sequence genome:
- the LOC115035115 gene encoding replication protein A 70 kDa DNA-binding subunit B-like, whose protein sequence is MMYNKAKNTIIDVIAKIEQIKDTENITSVHGDHYEKKEIILIDENNRKITLNLWNEKINEFKGKKEDIIAIKNAKIGEYNYTKNLTLINSSRMSINPGVPEATKIREECLERNKDIEELDEPMYTKIGKILNLENQTILNVIAVVENIGDTDTVFAKDGREFKKKKIQLIDNSDEASVIQNKKSQ, encoded by the exons atgatgtataataaagCAAAAAACACTATTATAG acgTTATTGCCAAAATAGAACAAATTAAGGACACCGAAAACATAACATCCGTACACGGTGATCACTATgagaaaaaagaaataattctCATAGATGAAAACAACAGAAAA ataactttaaatttatggaatgaaaaaatcaatgaattcaaaGGAAAAAAAGAGgatattattgcaattaaaaatgccaaaattGGAGAGTATAATTAcactaaaaatttaactttaatcaaTTCATCTAGAATGTCGATAAATCCCGGCGTTCCAGAAGCGAcaaa AATAAGAGAAGAGTGTCTAGAACGAAATAAAGACATTGAAGAATTAGATGAaccaatgtatacaaaaattggAAAGATTTTAAATCTGgaaaatcaaacaatattaa ATGTCATTGCAGTCGTCGAAAATATCGGAGACACTGATACAGTATTTGCAAAAGACGGaagggaatttaaaaaaaaaaagatacaactAATTGATAACAGTGATGAGGCAAGTGTAATTCAGaataaaaaatcacaataa